The Bremerella cremea sequence TTGGGGTGGGCTCCGCAGGGTCTTTCAGAACCCGATTTTAGACGTTTGCAGTTCTGCCCACAATCTGCCGTCATGCCGCAACTAAATAGCGACTAGGCTGTTGCGCCAGACAACCTTCCAATTGCGCAACATCTACCACGATGTGCGATTCTTCTTTGCGCGTCCCCTGCACTGCCTGGCCAAGGAACCACACCATGTCGTGATCGCACTGGGTACACAAACGATGAAAATAACCGAAGGGCCGATAGACTGTCCCTATTTCAATCACCTTCGCACCAGGCGGGGTGAATACGATATTGGCCAGCCCAGCCCCATGTGGACCGACAATCATTTCGGCTTGCTGAAATAACTGAATCTGCTCTCGCACGTTTAGGTCTTCCAGAAAGTATCGCTGAAAACCATGACGAGCAAGCATCGCCATCACTTGGTCTTCATTCAGCACTTTCCGCCAGCCCGCCTTGGCCCGCGAGATATAGATGCGTTTTCTTTTCCCACTTGCAACTTGAGACCACGGTTGCTGGGCCATCCGCTCGAATAAAAACTGGCGAGCTTCTCTTCGAGGAAAACTAATCGGCGAACAAGCCACAAGCTGATCCGGCAAGAGATGCCGACCAGCGGCCTCGGGAATAACCTGCTCGCTTCCTACCCCAAAAAGTTCTAACAGTTGTTTGGCATAGCGGTGTTGATAAGGGGCGTAAAACTGGTCGATCTCGATTCCTGCTTCTTCAAACAGACGCAGCTTGGGCAAACATTCCACCAGGAAATGAAAGAAGTTCATTCCGCACACCGAATAAGAAAGCACGCCCAGCTTGCCGCGAAAACGCATGGGTTGCGGCAGCCCTCCGCGATAATTCCAACGTCCGTGCGGGCCTTGGCTTTTAAATTGAATTTTTCCGACATCGGTAAGGTTGCAGTTATCCGGCGTGATCACGGCGACGGTTCGCCCTACTACCCTACCCCGCTCGATCGATACAACATATTCCGAGTCGAAATGATACTCGCCGACCGGATGGATCTCTTCCAGATATCGATGGCGTCTATCTAACGACTGACTTTTTAAGTGGGGTGAAAGCTCGTCAACGGCTCCTTCAATCTTGCGGGGCGAGATAATCTCGGCGCGAGGAGGCGATACTTCGATCCATTGGCCTAGCCCTGGTCGGCTAGCTGCCCATTGGCGAGAATCCATTTCCACGGTCGGAGCAGGCACCCCGAACGCGGCGTAGTAGCGCTCGCGGAGCCAGCCATGCCATTCTGCTCCCAGCTTCTCGAGCCCTATTTTCTGAAATCGTGGCATTTCCATACTACTTCTCTCTTCCTTACTCATGCCGCGCTTCGATAAGGCGCGACTACCGATGCCGGCTGAAGCAGTGCTTCGATGTCTGTTTCTAATTGGCGAACATCAACATTGAGGTTCGCCTCCCCTTCAGAGAGCTTTTCAGAACGCGCCACGAACCAAGCAAAACGATGCCCACAAACGGCGCTCAAACGCTGAAAAAAAGGAAGTGGACGATGGACCGTACCGATCTCAACCACGGTGGCTCCTGGGGGCGAAAACACCATGTTTGCTAACCCAGCCCCATGCGGCGCGACAATGATAGCCGCTTGCTGAAAGAGCTTGATTTGATCTACCAGCGGCATCCCTTCCAGTTGAACCGCTTGAAACCCTTGCCGAGCAAGCGTTGTGACAACCTCGGCTTCGTTAATAACCCGGCGAAATCTTGCCGACGCACGAGAAATGTAGATCCGTCGCTGAGGTTTGCCGTCGAGTTGGTTCCATGGTTGCCGCGCCATGGTTTCAAACAAGTAACGCATATCTGCCGGTCGAGGTAACTCGAGCGGCTGCGGCACATAAACATCTTCCGCCGTAACGTGACTTAGTTCGCGAGCCGGGACGATGCGTGAGGCGGGAATACCCCATAACTTGAAAAGCTGCCGATTGAAGTCATAGCGAAACGGAGCGTAATATCGATCGATCCGCGCGCCGGCCATTTCCAGGTGACGCAGCTTCGGCAGGCAATCGATCAGAAAATGATAGTAGTTCCCACTGCACGCCCCAAACGCCAGGACACCAAGTGAGCCAGACAACTTCCTGGGACGAGGCAGATGCCCAACGTAGTTTGCTGCGTCGGGCGGAGAAGCATTGGCAAATCGAAGTGTGCCGAGATCTTCCAGGTTGTATTCACCTTCCGAAGTGATCACGGCAACATTTCGTCCAAAGACATAGGGCGACTTCATATGGATCATGCGGCCTTCGTCAACCGTGTAGTCGGCATGACCAAAAAGCAATCGCTCGAATTCGGTTCGCGTTGTCTCTGGCAGAGCCGACAGATGGCCGGCAATCTCGTCTTGCGAGCCAAAGACTTGCCGAGCCGGTACAGATATCCACTCTGGCGGATCAAGTGGCTTGATACTACCCAACGTGGGTCGCCAGACAATCCAATCGTCGGCTGCACAAACCTTGGCAGGGGGCGCCATGCCCTGATAACGAAACAGCAGTGCACGAACACGGGACATAAATTGTCGCCGCCAAGCGCTGAATCGCCGCTTCATCTCATGCCTTCCTTGGACGAGGAGAAGTTCCCGAGGAACTCCCCCCAGGCCAAGGGAAATTATGCCAGCATGGCGGCCTTCAACTCAAGATCAATCGATCAAACCGCGTTCTTGCAAGAGCTGATAAATCTTGTCGACGCACTGCTCGACTTGCATTTCGTGCGTGGGCAAAACCAGGTCGGCATTGCTCGGCGCTTCGTATTCGTAGCTGACGCCAGGGAAATTAGCAATCTCGCCACTATCGGCCTTGGCGTAGATGCCGGAATCGTCCCGCTGACGGCAAACCTCGACCGGTGCCGACAGATGAACCGTGAGGAAGCGATCTTTACCAATGACTTCGGCAGCTTTGGCCCGCACTTCAGCATTGGGGGCCAAGAAGGCCGCGATGCATAGCACGCCAGAATCGTTCAACATGCGGGCAATTTCGCTTCCTCGGCGGAGGTTCTCGCTGCGATGCTCGGCGGTATAGCCTAGATCTTTACTGATGCCGTGCCGCAGGTTCTGACCATCGAGGACGATGCTCGTCTTGCCTTCGTCGAACAAGCGACGTTCCAAAGCGTAAGCGATGGTCGTCTTGCCGGCGCCGGTCAGACCGGTCAACAGCAGCGTGGCAGGTTTCTGACCGAAACGAGCGGCTCGTTCCTCAGCAGAAACATTCCCCTTCGAGGCTTGCAGCGACTGGTCACCTTCGACATCCCATAGCTCGTCCTGGTCGCTGGCATCGCGATCGATGATCATGCCGGCACCTACGGTGCGGTTGGTCATGTAATCGATGAGAATGAAAGCGCCGGTTGTCTTATTCTTCGCATAGGGGTCGAAGCACACCGGCTGGCTCAGCTTGACCGAGCAGCGACCAATTTCGTTCAGCTTCAGGGCTGGGGTATCTTGCCGATGCAGCGTGTTGACATCGACGTTGTAGCGTAACCGCGAGACCGTTCCGGTCAACATCTTGGTGGCATGCTTGACGAAATATTGCTTGCCCGGCACGAGCGGCTCTTCCGCCATCCAAACCACCATAGCGCCGAAATTGCTATCGACCTTGGGGCGATTGCCAGGGCGGACAATCATATCGCCACGGCTGCAATCGATTTCGTCCTCGAAGGTAAGCGTGACCGACATCGGCGGATAGGCTTCTTCCAGGTCGCCATCCATGGTCACGATTCGCTTGACCTTGCTGGTCTTCTTCGAAGGCATGACCATCACTTCTTCGCCGGGACGAATCGTGCCGGACGAGACCGTACCGCAGAAACCGCGGAAGTTTAAGTCAGGGCGATTAACCAACTGGACCGGGAAGCGGAAGTCTTGCAAGTTTCGGTCGGAACCGATGTAAAGGTTCTCGAGCATGTGCATCAGTGTGGCACCTTCGTACCACGGCATGCGTTCGCTCTTCTCGACCAAGTTGTCCCCTTTAAGCGCCGAAAGCGGGATGAAGTGGACATCGTCGGCCGACATCTTCGCCGCGAAGTCGACGTAATCTTGCTTGATCTTCTCGTAGACTTCCTGGCTGTAATCGACTAGGTCCATCTTGTTGATCGCGACCAGAATATGGCGAATCCCCAACAGCGAAGTGATGAAGCTGTGGCGTTTGGTTTGGGTCAACACACCTTGGCGGGCGTCGATCAGAATGATCGCCAAGTCGGCGGTTGAAGCCCCGGTGGCCATGTTGCGAGTGTACTGCTCGTGCCCGGGCGTATCGGCCACAATGAATTTGCGTTTTGCGGTCGAGAAGTAACGATAGGCCACGTCGATGGTGATACCTTGCTCGCGTTCTTCTTTGAGACCGTCGGTCAGCAGCGCCGGATCGATCTCGCCGGCGACGGTTCCGTGCGTGGCCGAGTCTTTCTCGATTGCTGCCAACTGATCTTCGTAAGCCGCTTTCGACTCGATCAACAACTTACCCAGCAGCGTGCTTTTGCCGTCGTCAACGCTACCGCACGTGATAAAACGCAACAGTTCTTTCTTCTCGTGCTGAGCAAGATAAGCATGAATGTCGGTCGCGATCAGATCAGATTTGTGAGACATACGTCTAGTTTTCAGGGTTCGGTGGTCAGTTTTCAGTGGGATTTATGGTCCAGCCTTCTTGCCGAATCAGTCTTCTTCTCTTGCTGAAAACTGAATACGAAAAACTGAACACGCGCCTGTCTACAGGCGTTAAAAATACCCTTCTTCCTTCTTCTTCTGCATCGAGGCGCCCTGATCTTTATCGATCGCGCGGCCCTGACGTTCCGAGGTCGTGGTGAGCAGCATCTCTTGGATGATATCTGGTAGCGTGACCGCTTCCGATTCGACGGCACCGGTCAGAGGGTAACAGCCCAACGTGCGGAAGCGGACCATCTTTTCTTCTACCTTTTCGCCCGGCTCGAGCTTGAGGCGGTCGTCGTCCATCAAAATCCACATATCGTTACGCCACACCACGGGGCGTTTGGCCGAGTAGTACAACGGGACGATCGGAATGTTCTCGAGATGGATGTATTGCCAGACGTCGAGTTCTGTCCAGTTCGACAAAGGAAACACACGGATGCTTTCCCCTTTGTTGACCTTGGTGTTGTACAAACTCCACAACTCTGGCCGCTGATTCTTGGGATCCCAGCGGTGATTGCGATCGCGGAAAGAAAAGACACGTTCCTTGGCCCGCGACTTCTCTTCGTCACGGCGAGCCCCACCAAACGCGGCATCGAACTTGTATTTATCTAACGCCTGCTTCAAGCCGACGGTCTTCATCAAGTCGGTATGGCGCACGCTGTCCTCGAACGGGTCGATTCCCAGCTGCTTCCCTTCTTCGTTGATGTGAACGATCAGATCGAGCCCCAGCTCTTTGCGGGCATATTCTTCGCGGAAGTTGATCATTTCCTTGAACTTCCACGTCGTATCGACATGCATCAAAGGAAACGGCGGTTTGGCGGGATAAAACGCCTTCATGGCCAAGTGGACCATGACGGACGAGTCTTTCCCTACCGAATACAACATTACCGGGTTCTCAAACTCGGCCGCAACTTCGCGGATGATATGGATGCTTTCCGCTTCCAACTGTTTGAGATGCGTTATCTGATAACCGGACATCAATCCATCACTACAAGTTGAAGTTAAGCAATTTTGGCCTTCTTCCCAGGAGGGAGGAAGGTCGAGGCGTGGAAATCACGCGGAGCGCAACACCGATCGGTAAGATCGACATTGCTCTAAGCCTTAACAACCTAGCCGATCCGAGAAATTCGACAGGCCGTTAGGTCGATTATTCCATTGGGAGATAATCGCCTGATTATAGGGGGGAAGCCCCATCTCAACAACGACACAAACGGGGCGCAAGTTGAATCGTCTCAAGGCTCTTTGCGACCTTTCGCCCAAACTTTCACAATCACACTCGGATGATCGTTGCCGGGCGTTTCGTACTCGTAGGAATTACGAATCTCGACCGACTTGGTCACGCCATGGTGGCGAGCTTCTTTCACTTCTTCCACCCAACGGCCACCCTTCACCGCTAGCAAGCGACCAGCCGATAGCCAGTGCTTTTCGAGCCAGAGCAACAGTTTCCGCAGCGGAGCGACCGCTCGACATACGACCGCATCGAAGCTCAAGTCTTCGAGAACGTCTTCGGCCCGATTGTGGTAGACAGGAATCTCTAATCCAAGACGCTCGACGATTTCCTGCGTGGCTTTGGCTTTCTTGCCGACCGAATCGCACAAGCTAACTCGAACGTCAGGCCGGATAATGGCGATCAAAATCCCGGGAACTCCGCCACCGCTGCCCATGTCGAGGATTTCCTCGTTGGGCTTCAATTGCCCCGCCAAGGCCATGCTATCAATGACATCGCGCGAGACAAACTTGTCGTAATCGGTATGCCGGGTCAGATTTAGCGACTGATTGATCTCCCACAGCACATCGACATAGCGTTGGATCTGCTCGCGCACTTCTTCGGGCATGGGGGCTCCGTATTTCTGCAGAGCCTCCTCCAAAGTGCTACTCGGAGGGGATTCAGGAGCTGGCGAAACGTCTTCGCTCATACTGGCTTTCAAATAGATTGCTTCAAACGAACCCGTCCAACCCCAGGTGGCTGGAACAATCCTTCTATTTGACCATGAATGGTCCGTTTCGGCCATGACACCCAGGGACATCCCAAGCTTGTCTAGCGCTTCTCGTGTCGGTCGAGCACAATCACCCGATGGGCCGTCAAATGGGGCTTCGTAAACTGGTTTAATGGCGAAAGCTGGCCGTAGATCCCGACTTGCGTGCGAGCATAACGGCGCAAATTAAGTCCTGGGGCGGGGCTTACGAACTGAAGAACGTTCCCTTGGGAATCCGTCAACGCGAAGGGAGGCGTGTATTGGCCATTATTTTTTGAGGCCGATGCCCGCGTGATGACCGGCATCAACCAGCCACGTCCATCGTAGCGAGGGTCGAGGCCATCGCCGATAAACTTCGCTGCCGGATCGTTCGACTGGCCGATCTTGCCAAACTTCTCGTCATCTAAGTACGAAACCGCAGCCGGTGATGCCCCCAGCTTTTTGGCCTCTTCTGCAGCCAGCTTGCGTTCTTGCAGCTGAATAAACTCATCGACTTTTTCCAACAGCAGCCGGGCCTGACCTCGTTCGAGGGGGGTTGCCCCTTCCGCGATCAACCGCTTCGCCTGATCTTTCAGCGGCTTGAACTTCCACTCTTCGTAAGGTTTCAAGCATTCCAGGCTGATCGCCAGTTCAAGCTCGACTAAGTCCATATCTGCCAGGGGAGGCGTTTGTTCGAGCGGCTGTGGTTCGCCAACCAGTTGGGCCCCTTTCATCTCACTTGGTTCTTCATCATAAGAAACCGGGCGGATGACCTTTAGTTTCTCCTCGTTCTTCCGCCAGAAGTCGGCATCTTTGACGACTTCGTTAATCGCAGCTGGATCATCCTGGCGAGCCCAAGCCGGTGGTGGACCTGGCGTGATGCGCTCGATGAAATGCTTGTTGATCCAACGAAATTCGCCTGAGGGAGGCGCGATGCGATAGAACGCTTCCTTCTTGCCGCTCTCTTTATCGCGTAGTTCGACAATGCCCAGCACCGACACCGGCTCGCCTGGGCTTAGCTTCACGTGAACCACATGATGTTGATCGCTAATCTGGCTACCAACGTACGAGGGAGCATCGTGCCCCTCGATCAATGCGTCGCGTCGGTCTTCGCCGTAGGATAAGTCGTGAGCCCGAATCAGGCTGAATTCGTTCTCGGTGGGGCGAATAGCCAACCACCCGCCAGCATCTTCCCGGTAAACCTCGACGATGGTGTTTCTATTGAGATAGGCCGTCGGATAGTAGTTTTGCCCCGGGCCACTGCGGGTAAAGACTTGATCGGTCGTCACCCGCGCCTTGTACGGATCGGCGGCTTGAGTCGTCGCGGTACCAACAACCCAGGCAACGAGTGATAGCACACAGAACAGTGGTAGGCGAAGCATGTCGGATAACCTTCAGCAAAATCTTAAGCTCGATGCCGAAGGAAATACCGAAAATCGTGGCTGCCTGCAAGATTGATTTCAGTGCTGGCAGCAGACCAAATCGAATGCTGCCGGCCGTAACGTGAGATAGTTTACGGCTTTCGGTCTGACGTTTCGCGGGCGTTACGAACTTGCCGTTCGCTGAGGCTAGCCTTCTCGGCCGCTTAAAACTTGTGCCCTTTCTGCGGGCCATCTTTGGTTAGCGACAAGATCTCAGGGCCGTTCTCGGTCATCAGAATCGTGTGCTCGAACTGCGCGCTCAGGCTACGATCGCGCGTGCGAACGGTCCAGCCGTCATTTGGATCGAGCTGGGTTGCGGCGCCGCCAACGTTGATCATCGGTTCAATCGTAAAGCACACGCCTGGCATTAAACGGACCGAGTGAGCCGCACGGGTGGGGACGTGAGGAATGGAGGGATCTTGGTGGAAACGGCGTCCCAAGCCGTGACCGACGAATTCTTCAACCACGCCAAATTGGTACTTTTTCGCTTCTTCGACAATCACGCGTCCGATTTCCGAAACACGACAATCGGGATAGATCGCGTCGATCGCCAGGTACAAGCAATCAAACGCGCACTGCGTCACCTGCTTCGCTTCTGGGCTGACTTCCCCAATCAGGAACGTTTCCGACTGGTCGCCGTGCCATCCCTCGACAATCGAAGTCAGGTCGACATTCACAATGTCGCCATCTTTCAGTTCGTAATTGTCGGGAATTCCGTGACAAATCACTTCGTTCACGCTGATACAGCAGCTCTTCGGATACCCTTGGTAATTTAAACAGGCAGGCGTATGACCATGGTCCATGGTGTAGGCGTGAACCAGCCGATCGAGCTCGATCGTTTTGGTGCCTGCCTTCACAAAAGGACGGATGTAGTCCATCAGTTCGGAATTGAACTGACAAGCAACCCGCATGGCGTCTCGTTCGGAATCAACCAGTTGAAGATGACGACGTCCGTGAAGCATAGGGGGATCTTGGGGATGGAGGATGCGAAATGGAAGTGAGCGATATTCTACCGAATCGATCCCAAACCAGCGGCAACCAGCATGATCGATTTCAAAGATAGCCTAGCAGTTTACCAAGGGAATTGGCCAGACAACATGCTTTTATCACGATTTCCTGGCCGAGATTTTAGCTCGGGCGTTACAAACCGCGCGAACGTCAATCG is a genomic window containing:
- a CDS encoding glycosyltransferase family 61 protein, whose product is MPRFQKIGLEKLGAEWHGWLRERYYAAFGVPAPTVEMDSRQWAASRPGLGQWIEVSPPRAEIISPRKIEGAVDELSPHLKSQSLDRRHRYLEEIHPVGEYHFDSEYVVSIERGRVVGRTVAVITPDNCNLTDVGKIQFKSQGPHGRWNYRGGLPQPMRFRGKLGVLSYSVCGMNFFHFLVECLPKLRLFEEAGIEIDQFYAPYQHRYAKQLLELFGVGSEQVIPEAAGRHLLPDQLVACSPISFPRREARQFLFERMAQQPWSQVASGKRKRIYISRAKAGWRKVLNEDQVMAMLARHGFQRYFLEDLNVREQIQLFQQAEMIVGPHGAGLANIVFTPPGAKVIEIGTVYRPFGYFHRLCTQCDHDMVWFLGQAVQGTRKEESHIVVDVAQLEGCLAQQPSRYLVAA
- the cysN gene encoding sulfate adenylyltransferase subunit CysN, producing MSHKSDLIATDIHAYLAQHEKKELLRFITCGSVDDGKSTLLGKLLIESKAAYEDQLAAIEKDSATHGTVAGEIDPALLTDGLKEEREQGITIDVAYRYFSTAKRKFIVADTPGHEQYTRNMATGASTADLAIILIDARQGVLTQTKRHSFITSLLGIRHILVAINKMDLVDYSQEVYEKIKQDYVDFAAKMSADDVHFIPLSALKGDNLVEKSERMPWYEGATLMHMLENLYIGSDRNLQDFRFPVQLVNRPDLNFRGFCGTVSSGTIRPGEEVMVMPSKKTSKVKRIVTMDGDLEEAYPPMSVTLTFEDEIDCSRGDMIVRPGNRPKVDSNFGAMVVWMAEEPLVPGKQYFVKHATKMLTGTVSRLRYNVDVNTLHRQDTPALKLNEIGRCSVKLSQPVCFDPYAKNKTTGAFILIDYMTNRTVGAGMIIDRDASDQDELWDVEGDQSLQASKGNVSAEERAARFGQKPATLLLTGLTGAGKTTIAYALERRLFDEGKTSIVLDGQNLRHGISKDLGYTAEHRSENLRRGSEIARMLNDSGVLCIAAFLAPNAEVRAKAAEVIGKDRFLTVHLSAPVEVCRQRDDSGIYAKADSGEIANFPGVSYEYEAPSNADLVLPTHEMQVEQCVDKIYQLLQERGLID
- the map gene encoding type I methionyl aminopeptidase, translated to MLHGRRHLQLVDSERDAMRVACQFNSELMDYIRPFVKAGTKTIELDRLVHAYTMDHGHTPACLNYQGYPKSCCISVNEVICHGIPDNYELKDGDIVNVDLTSIVEGWHGDQSETFLIGEVSPEAKQVTQCAFDCLYLAIDAIYPDCRVSEIGRVIVEEAKKYQFGVVEEFVGHGLGRRFHQDPSIPHVPTRAAHSVRLMPGVCFTIEPMINVGGAATQLDPNDGWTVRTRDRSLSAQFEHTILMTENGPEILSLTKDGPQKGHKF
- a CDS encoding glycosyltransferase family 61 protein, producing the protein MSRVRALLFRYQGMAPPAKVCAADDWIVWRPTLGSIKPLDPPEWISVPARQVFGSQDEIAGHLSALPETTRTEFERLLFGHADYTVDEGRMIHMKSPYVFGRNVAVITSEGEYNLEDLGTLRFANASPPDAANYVGHLPRPRKLSGSLGVLAFGACSGNYYHFLIDCLPKLRHLEMAGARIDRYYAPFRYDFNRQLFKLWGIPASRIVPARELSHVTAEDVYVPQPLELPRPADMRYLFETMARQPWNQLDGKPQRRIYISRASARFRRVINEAEVVTTLARQGFQAVQLEGMPLVDQIKLFQQAAIIVAPHGAGLANMVFSPPGATVVEIGTVHRPLPFFQRLSAVCGHRFAWFVARSEKLSEGEANLNVDVRQLETDIEALLQPASVVAPYRSAA
- the rsmG gene encoding 16S rRNA (guanine(527)-N(7))-methyltransferase RsmG, whose translation is MSEDVSPAPESPPSSTLEEALQKYGAPMPEEVREQIQRYVDVLWEINQSLNLTRHTDYDKFVSRDVIDSMALAGQLKPNEEILDMGSGGGVPGILIAIIRPDVRVSLCDSVGKKAKATQEIVERLGLEIPVYHNRAEDVLEDLSFDAVVCRAVAPLRKLLLWLEKHWLSAGRLLAVKGGRWVEEVKEARHHGVTKSVEIRNSYEYETPGNDHPSVIVKVWAKGRKEP
- the cysD gene encoding sulfate adenylyltransferase subunit CysD, with protein sequence MSGYQITHLKQLEAESIHIIREVAAEFENPVMLYSVGKDSSVMVHLAMKAFYPAKPPFPLMHVDTTWKFKEMINFREEYARKELGLDLIVHINEEGKQLGIDPFEDSVRHTDLMKTVGLKQALDKYKFDAAFGGARRDEEKSRAKERVFSFRDRNHRWDPKNQRPELWSLYNTKVNKGESIRVFPLSNWTELDVWQYIHLENIPIVPLYYSAKRPVVWRNDMWILMDDDRLKLEPGEKVEEKMVRFRTLGCYPLTGAVESEAVTLPDIIQEMLLTTTSERQGRAIDKDQGASMQKKKEEGYF